The segment ACTCCAGGTTCTCGTCGCCGCAGCATCCGGAGCAGCGCCAAAGGGGCACGCAGGCGGGCATGTAGATGAACTCCACTTCCCCCGGGTACTCCTGCTCCACGTCCACCAACTGCTCCATGGGCCGGCACATGCTCCTCGCCATCACCTCGTGGAACGCCATCACTAGACGAGACGAGCCGAAGTCTTTAGATAATCCGTGAAGGAGGTGGCGAATGCTTGTTCAGTGGCGGCGGGGCCCTTACCTCTCGAGTGACCGTCTTCTGGAGGGTGTGAAATCTGCCAAATGCATAGAACATATTTAGAAAACAAATTATTTACGGGGATGAACCCTTCAAATATAGTTATTAAAGGCATTAACATACATGTTGAACATGGTTGTCATGATACAGAACTTGCAGATAACCAGGAAACTGATACGAGATTAAATGGCTTCAAGTAGTTGAATTGTGCGGTtccacagcgccctctggtggcagaGATGAAGGACTGCACACACGTTGATCCAGTGAAAACATTGGTGTGTCATGAGTGTACCACTGTGCAGCTGTTGAAGCAGTAAAGTGAGCCCGCCTTGATTTCTCAATATTATGTAACACTAGAATGTTTATTACCATAAgaaagcacacaaaaaaactTATAAGAATGCAAAGAATAACAGCAAACAATAGTTGCTGCTTTTACTCGTGGGAGTTTTACACACAATAAATTCAAACAAAGGCAGCACTGAACAGTTTCATGACTCAGCATGGATCATTCCAAGTTCTCAGCCTACCAAACTCACAATGACAATGctcctgattttttttttttaaagcaaaaatcGAGCAGAAAACACAAAAGTGCAAAGTTGATCTtggctctcttcttcttttcaataTCAACAATCTCTTTCtgactcctcacctctcctctctgtggaCATCGATGGGAACATTGTCTTCTTGGAACGATTTGCAGTTTACACAAAGgtgttttaaaacaatttaaatgtaaatttgACATATATTTAACCagaaaatgcctcattgagataaaaaaaatctcctttacaagagagtcctggccaagacagcagtagcacattacacaaagtttcagacattatattaaaaaaagaaagataattaaaaatatatatttattactttttgatGTTTGTTGGAAATGAGCTCGTTCCAAAGAGTATGCGTGTGCCGCTTCATCCAACAATAGAACCAGATGCATTGCAGCCGCTGTAATTAGAATGAAACGTGCGGCCATGTGTAAACCTCACAGTGTGAGTTAAATAGATGTTGGACATGGTGGTTTGCTAAAAAAAAGGCCAAATATAGAAAATCAAGAAACATAGAAAAGCGTCTTTTCTTGTCCCCTCTCTCGTGGTTCTTGTTTCTCGTCCTCTAATTTTGTAACTTTCACAAAGCTTCCAGACAAACGCACAATGGGTTATTACCAGACTgaagacataaaaaaatatgtattattatatatattaatattaatatattaatgtatagtGGTCATGTCGAATTCATAACAATTGGAAATCTAAAAGCTGGATTTTCTCAATAAATGTAGAAGAAAAGTCTTTTTTCTTGAATCTGGAGGCTGAATTCTCATTTTATTGCAGCCGAAACTATAAAACATCTTTCATGGGTTTATCCCTGACGTTGTGCCCTTCATGCAGGCCATCAAATTATATTACAAACCACAAAATAAGGTTTATTACATCAATTTAATTCCAACCAAACACATTTGGAAGTACaaattattctcttttttttaatcatcttaCTGTGTCTCTTCAAAACTATAAACACAGCATCGTGGATggggaagaaatacatttcactATATTTTAAATCCGACTTTAAACTTCTAATAGCAAACTCATCTCACATGCGTCCCGTGAGAAgctattaaacacatttattgttgTTCCACACTCTTTAAAGACTATAATCTCACAGAAACTGCAAACCATATTCACACCGAGCACCCTGCTGGGAGACACTGAGTATCTGTCTCGCCTGGGGCCAGATGCTGTTACACTGAGAACGAGCAGTGAGGGATGAAGAGCACTACGCCCTCATCACGGGAGCGTCAGTAAAAACATCTGGACATTTAGTCAAACTGAAGACAATTTAGTTCATAATGATTATTTTTTGCTTGGTTATGCATTACACAAGTTGAATGCATCTCTAATCAGacgttgttaccttcgcattgaaaatgcggaaggttatgtttttacatgttttcCTCAGCCACATTCACTTCTCTATCTGCACCTGGATCAGGATCATGCAACAGCTGCATCCGAAGCTGCGTGGCACCTGTGCCACGTGACACATGGCAACCCCCCTTAAGGCAGATATATGATCTTAATGGTGGGATACAGCCAGACCAAATACATACAGATACTGGATTATGGAGTAGATGTGTCCTCTCACATTggattacaaaaaaaagaagaagaaaaagtgacTCCTGTTAGCTTTACTTGCTTTATCTctgaaaaaagggaaagaagccTGTGTATACCGTCTTCAAAtcaattattttataaatataataataatgaatattcCACTAATAAATGGCAAAACCAAAACTATAAACACACGACTCTTAGACAAGCGCAATGTCCtatatcttaattttttttttaaaatacttgcTTTACTTTTTTGCTAACATCGCAAACAGCGCATGCGTGAAAGGAGCTCGCGTTACCTGCGCAGGTGCCGGCTGCAGCAGAAGAACCGAGAAGAGGTGCGAGAGTCCGATGAAGCTTTGCATCGTGAACCAAGACGCGTTATAACTCCTCTCGTGAGAACTGGGGAAAGTCTCAATCACAGCGCGCGCGCGGCGAGGCGGCTGAGGTCCTGTTTGAGTGGCGCGTTGTCCCGCTGTGCGCGAGCAGCTGGGATGGGGAGCGCGCGCGCCAACCTCCTCGAAGACACTGTTGATTATtaataggagagagagagagagagagagagagaggctgggaTGAGTTAccgcagtctctctctctctctcattttagGCAATAATCAATAATACACGATCATCATAAGAAATATAAGATATTAAGTTATAATAAACTCAACTTTAAATACTTGTAACGGGAAAAGTAGTCATGATAAATCAAATTGAAGCCAACGCTATACGTTAGTATGTACACAAGTGGGAGGGGTCAATAGTAACGCGTTCAATTCCTCCAATCAGGAACCAGTCCGGGTGATGACACTCTGCGCATGCTCAGTATAGGGTTCTCCCTCCTGCCTGTGGAAATGGAGCATTTTAAGTGTCACGCTTGATGTGATTGCAAACTCTGCGAATTGATGTGCAgtgtcaaaaaaaaagaagttaaaaacgtgTGTTTCTCACATTAAAATGAAGAATCGGATATTTTGTTATATTCCAAACAAAACCAATCACATAACTCATAACTCgtaaaatgttgacattttgaagATGCTTGGTTTAAACAGTGTATACAGAAATAAGTAAGGACTGCCGGGAGCGATGGGAAAACACAAACTGGCTGCATGTAAAACACTTTTAGGATCCCGGTAATGTTTTGTCTTTCAGAAGcttaaaaacacactttataTAAAGTCTGGACCTGAAGTTATAAATACACAATCGTGTGTTTACTTCTACATGTTCAGATTATGTCGAGCACGTGGTGCTATAAACACTCCTAAATGTAGCCGTCCCGTTACATAATACCTGTCTTCTCCCGGTGTGTGTTACacataattcataataatgtcCAATTATATTGCCAAAAGGACTTGCTCCTTCtgcaggggtgggggggggggggggaattaccaGCGCAGATGTGCTCCAGGCGTTTCCCGAGTTCACAGCCGGCCGTGATTTACGGGGGATAATTGGACTGATGCGATTTTGAGAAACAGCCTCCGTGGAGGAGATCACGGCAGATGGACGATGGCTCTCCTCCCAATATATTAATTTGCCTCCGGTGCTCCAGCGTGCTGCTCAAGTGGGAAAAGTGACATGACGTGACATCATTTCCTGGAGGAAAACAAGAAGAGTTTGAGTGTGAACGGCATCTTTGAATCCAGTTCACGATACAGATGTCATCAGGATTTAACGTCAGGATTTCCTCCGTgaacgcagacttttttttaaacttcccgGCCTTCCACCTTCGCCAACACTCCCCACGGGCCGGGCTGCGGCTCGCCCGCCGTGCGGGGGTTTCCCCCTTCCTGCTCACGCTCCCAGTCTGAgcacacagaggtcagagggacagCTGCCGCTTCCAGTCCCAGTGTCCTCCGCCATgcggtaaaataaaaaaaaggataatTTGAGTAAGTTTGCACACGGTCCGGACTCGTGCGACCTTTAATATCAGCCATGCAATGCGTAACAGAgctcttcttttcctctcccAAACCCCTCTGGAGTCGAATGTTTCGACCCTACATCACATGGAAACagattaaaactagaacgggcactcggtagcgcataccttcgcatatcacaagattgggcattgaattatgaacattttggcattagttgcatgccaattggataaaaattgaccgtgctatggtaaaaagaagatgttgaccttttcatgaccttgacctttgacccgatcgatcccaaaatcgaatcaaatggtccccggataataaccaatcagcccaactaatttcatgcgattcggtttaatacattttgagttatgcgagtaacacgcatacaaataaataaataaatacacggcgatcaaaacataaccttccgcattttcaatgcgacggtaacaaACCCCAAATATTCATGTGCATTgaaatcatgtttttttattctttgggGAGAAAGATGCACAATTCTAACGTTCATCTACTGCTCTCCACTCGGTGTTTAGGCCTATTTTAATGCCTGCGATGAGAATCCAAACGATTTCCCACACTTGTTGCCAGTCTTGGGCcgcaggtgcattgtgggtaactgTAGCTACTGGTTCCCAAGCCCGCAGTGACCAGACGGACCCGAGACCCGGTGATGAATGTGACCCAAAAGGCCAAACAGATGCAACTCCACTCTGGGACGGGAACAGATTCTTGCATAAGTTTAGCCGGGACAAAGATAATACACGAGGCTGCAGCcgtgttatttaaataaaacacacagtaAATAGAGCTCTGTGAATTAAGTCGAGTATATTTAGATAAATAAACCTATTTATATTGATTTGGGAGTGATgcgtatgtttttttctttgtgttgacTGTATTTTCAGCCAGAACGATGCTGGCGACCGACCCGGAGATCCTCCCACGCGGTGTTGAGACATCCAGAAGAGAGAAAGACGTTTCACTTCATAGCTCAGAGAGTCAAGAGGGGAGAAGAGTAGAAACTGAATTTAGCAGATCTTGAGGCAATGCTGTCGGGAAAAAGGGTCGAAAGAAGGGTGAGAGACATTGACCTTCATGTGAAAAGAGTGAAGACAAACAAAATACCAAACTCACTGAACATACACACTCGGACTGTTCAACGCCCGGGTCTAATATTTCTCTGAATTTGTTGGACCAAAAAAAGGCCTTTTAGACTTTAGGGATTTATTCCTTGTTCAATTCAGATTCTGTCGGCTGCAGAATGGAAAATACACTGATTCCTGCATTTGtttttccatgtgtgtgtgtgtgtgtgccgcagGAGGGCGATCCATCTcctgtagtttttttttttaaccaacagGTTATTTTTAGATGTGACTTTACAAATTCTGTGTCTATTTCTCGggaataatgaataaattattcCTCTTTTGTAAATCCGCCTGTAGCCTGATGGTGAGACTTGAGAACGAGGAGTGTTCAGAGTTTAGGCGTCACAAAAAAACCCGATCTGATATTTCTCTATAAAATATTTGAATTACTAATTTTACGCCATTCtcggacagaaagagagagtttAATTGGCTTCTGAGTATTTGTGAGAATAGTTGGATTTAAAAAGGTTAAAGAGCGAGACTGCATTGTTTGGAAGATGTTTTAAAGccggtaaacaacaacaacaacatgaactacgatggacacacacacaggtcattttaattatttatcttGATTTAGACCACTGCTCAGCACCgtgtggacgtgtgtttggatCAGGACTGATTGACGTCCAGACggacaatttaaaaaagaatgttttaaatgacttgcctggttaataaaaaataactttaaaaaacttCTTCGACCAGCTGGAATAACCGAGGAACAGCTGTGTGAGTGCACAGGGGTTTATTGAGAACAACAccgtataataaatacatgagcGGTTTATTTTTTAGTGTCAAATAACCAAAATACAGTAAAAATCTCCATGAAATAACTTCTGCTTTCTCCAGAGCAACAGATGCAGCTGACAAATAAGGGAGGACAGATTTTTCAATCTTCATAATCTTTTCATAATTCTTCGAaaacaagcagaacaaagtGGAGTGAGAGTGAGTTCCATGAGACTGAAGTCACAGATGCATGTGGCACACGCCCTATATCGAGATTCTAACAATGTAATCCTTGTAGAGTATAAATGTATCCCAGTATTTGTTCCAAAAAAAACATACGAGCGACGGCGAGACTAAAAACGTGTTGAAGACATCGACGTTACATTTAAGATTACCGAACTGCGTTGGCGCGTGGAGTGCACGAGAGTACGTCGTCCGAATGATCCGGTTCTACTTCTCCGTGGAGAAAGCTCTCTTCATGAGCGGGGGAGGCGTCTTCCCCGCGTCGTACAGGGACTCGGGAGGAGGGGAGCTCAGGTAGCACCAGTCTGGGATGCGGCCCGTCTGGTTGTAGTAGTCTCGTGACACCGACCTGCTGCCCAAGATGTCCTGCAGCGCCCCGAAGATCGCGCCTGCGGAGCAGAAGGGCAGCGTGGAATACTCAAGAGACggactaaaaaaataaatcgtaaaaaattaaattagatCTCATCTCTGACCTCCGAGCCAGGCGGTGCAGTTGGGCTTGGCAGGCGGGGCGTGTATTCGCAAGCTCTTGCTGGCCAGCACGCCGCTGTACTTGGGTTTCTCCACCAGGAGGCGAATCTCGGCCAGCAGACGGTGCAGGAAACCCGGCAGCATGGCGGTGCCGCCGATCACCACCAGGTTCTCCGAGAGCACCTTGCGCGTGTCGATGGGGCACTGCGGGGAGAAAGCTATTCAAAATATATTcgctctatatatgtatatatggtgaCGGGGGGCCGCGTGAGATCTCGTGAGCCGCAACATAATAACTCTAAAACAGTTGGAATTTTCTAAATAAATAGACGTTTAATAAAAGGTTTATTACTTCAGGAGATTATGGAGGGGTCCCCGTGTTGGGATAACATCAATAACTCGATTACGACATCCATCAGGTGTCCTACTAATCTTGTGACGGGTGGTTTATCAaaataacaattttaaaaaggcaAACTGTAAAGTTTGTGCAAAATCAAAGTGCCGCTTTTATAAATGTcaaaatgcatttaaatgttCAATCAGGGGCCATTTAAGGCTCAGCACCTACGGAGTGCCTTTGATTAATTTTAGACTATATTGCACCCATAAAATCAGCTTTTTACAAGAGTGAATAAAGATATTAGATCgtctatttaaatgtgtcccgCACGTCATAATTAAGACCATCTGTGTTGACTAAGAAGACGTGTGATGCACAGCTCCattgataaaaataaattaaataaaatgaatgattAAAAGTTAGCGTTTCATAAAGATAACACCTCGCCCCACGAACATTCCCCGTCATGTAGAGCAGACCACTCGTCTCTACCTTGACCAGAGCGTCGAGGATCAGAGTGGCCACGCTCTTCTCTTCGTTGTCCTGTTCAAACAGGATTTCCATCACAGAATCCctgcagagaaaagagagagacaatcTAATGAGggacaacttttaaaaaaacaagcaagTTAAAAAGACAAAGTAATTGTGCGGCGTTAACGCCAGAAGATCTTCTTCCTACAGATGGACTGAGGCAAAAAGGAAACGCTTGAATCTCTGGGGTTTGATGAAGTACCTGATGGATCCTTTGACGTGGAGGATTTTCTCCCCATCCAGAGGATAATCAACAtccggaggaggagctggacgctacacacacacacacacacacacacacaggagagttATTTAATGCACACATTGGTTTCACTACGCTGACGGAGTATCCAATGAACCGCATGTCCCTCACTTCAGCTGTGCCATCCAGGTTGAATTTGGCTTCCTGGATCTTGAGGCCTCTCTGCAGGTCGCTGACGAAGCAAGTTCTGACTGcaggacaacaaacaaacaaacaaacaaacaaactgaaacACTAAAGTACATTCAGAATCATGAACTGAAGGCTAAGCTACTGACCGGTCTTGAATTAAAAGGTTTACGAGATGCACATCCTGAATGAAAGCTTTAAATTACATTATTGATGAGGGCGGCTTTGTAAATTACATATATGCATCCTTATGAAACGGCCAGCTGGGATAACATCCCAGTGGACGGATGGTAACGAGCCACGGTCTCAGCAGAgcgttgtagttgttgtgtcttTTGGGGAAACGCTGCCTTTGAAGGGCATAATTAAAATCTTGATGCATCGccctcgaggggggggggggcgaaacaAAGGGGGTCCAGATTTTAAAACACGAAAACAACTCCATCAAAAACATACCCTTGATATCTTCCACGGTGTCCTCTGGGATGGTCCCTGAGGGGGAAAAAGATgaaaaagacattaaaacaaAAGTGGCGGTCTATTTTTTTTACCGACAAATCGCCCACGTCGTTAATTTCAGAAATAATTAGATGTAAGAAGAGGCGGAAATAAACGCATGGGGGGGGAAGTTGCCCGCTGAAGGACAAGTAGAggaacaacatgacaacaaacaCAAGTTCCTGTTGTCGCCGCGGTCTGAGAGATGATTAACAAAGTTCCTGTACGGAGAGATTTTGGacgtttgtttttctcctcGAGGGTAAATGACTGATGACAGAGATCTCGGCCGCTCTGCTCACTGCGCTGATGTCCGGCCGCCGTCCGTCTCAATTATTGATGCGTTATTACGTGGAGCTTCTCTCACTCTGCTGCAGCCGCGGAGCTCACAGCTGCACGATAATACAGCTGTGGAAATAAAACCCTAAAAGGTactgtgtatatgtataattCACTaattgaaaaaaaggaaacgcGTTcctattatgaataataaatctaAGTCATGAGATTTGTTTAgctttttgcatttttaaacaaattCCACACAGTCCATGTCAGAGTTACAGGTTCatccatttaaaaaagacaaagacacagtcgtctcctctctgtgtttaCCGATGGCAGCTGGTACACTCTGCCCTGTGGTGGTGTCCGTGTCCACAGTGCATTGTTCCACAAGAAGTCCGTCCAATTCTCTACGATAAAAAAAGACACGTGACGTTATGGGAGGAAAACAtaagacatcttttttttttttaaaggtcagtTTTACCAATATTTGATTTGCAAGTGTAAAATGAAAGTCTTATATTTCATAGACAAGTGTGTGCAAAGTAGTAAACCAACATATGTCCTTAAATATGATAGAGCTACTTACTTATGGATGGCTTTCCCACCCAAAGGCAAAGCCTCCCACGCTGGCAGGATAGGAGTGCACTCATAAACCTGTACTTGCAGTTAAGGCGGTAAAATATGAAGTTTatagacaataaaataatatttttttgatttttttctggAATTTCTTCTCATCAAAATAACTTGGAATGTCCCTTCCCTTTGTGTGTCCCGTAGCACAATCTCCATTGAGCCAACAGAGAGATTAACctgatataaataatataattatggGTGAAAAGCCAAATAAATCCACATCCTGAATAGT is part of the Pseudoliparis swirei isolate HS2019 ecotype Mariana Trench chromosome 12, NWPU_hadal_v1, whole genome shotgun sequence genome and harbors:
- the LOC130202566 gene encoding vascular endothelial growth factor A-like isoform X1 translates to MQSFIGLSHLFSVLLLQPAPAQISHPPEDGHSRVMAFHEVMARSMCRPMEQLVDVEQEYPGEVEFIYMPACVPLWRCSGCCGDENLECQASLERNVTLQVMRIHPMISMHHVELPFVEHQRCECRPRQKQTDNKSSSGSESIKNRPRRRKHKKTANGCGKCQLPKKKINLH
- the LOC130202566 gene encoding vascular endothelial growth factor A-like isoform X2, with protein sequence MQSFIGLSHLFSVLLLQPAPAQISHPPEDGHSRVMAFHEVMARSMCRPMEQLVDVEQEYPGEVEFIYMPACVPLWRCSGCCGDENLECQASLERNVTLQVMRIHPMISMHHVELPFVEHQRCECRPRQKQTDNKSSGSESIKNRPRRRKHKKTANGCGKCQLPKKKINLH
- the actr10 gene encoding actin-related protein 10, which translates into the protein MPLFDGLGSGGEKTAIVIDLGAAYTKCGFAGETGPRFIIPSEIRKPGQQQAVKVVQYNINTEELYVILKEFIHLLYFRHLLVNPRDRRVVIIESILCPSHFRETLTKVFFKQFEVPSVLFAPSHLMAIMTLGINSALVMDCGHTETLVLPVYECTPILPAWEALPLGGKAIHKELDGLLVEQCTVDTDTTTGQSVPAAIGTIPEDTVEDIKVRTCFVSDLQRGLKIQEAKFNLDGTAERPAPPPDVDYPLDGEKILHVKGSIRDSVMEILFEQDNEEKSVATLILDALVKCPIDTRKVLSENLVVIGGTAMLPGFLHRLLAEIRLLVEKPKYSGVLASKSLRIHAPPAKPNCTAWLGGAIFGALQDILGSRSVSRDYYNQTGRIPDWCYLSSPPPESLYDAGKTPPPLMKRAFSTEK